A region of Rhizorhabdus wittichii RW1 DNA encodes the following proteins:
- a CDS encoding S-adenosyl-methyltransferase MraW (TIGRFAM: S-adenosyl-methyltransferase MraW~PFAM: methyltransferase) — MTTTAPHVPVLIDEVIAGLEPATGETHVDGTFGAGGYTRALLQAGARVYAFDRDPDAIAEGRALEDGQDGRLILVPERFSRMAEALNERGIDQVDGVTLDIGVSSMQLDRADRGFSFQADGPLDMRMEKSGMSAADFVNTADEAEIADVLHDLGEEPRARRVARAIVQARPITRTSELAEVVRRALGHKPHEKKDPATRTFQAIRIHLNAELDELEQGLAAAERVLRPGGRLAVVSFHSIEDRIVKRFLRDRSGATPAGSRHLPDARAGGPRPSFEAVAKPVRAGEAELARNPRSRSATLRVARRTAAAPWGTAPKKEGRQG, encoded by the coding sequence ATGACCACGACCGCGCCCCACGTCCCCGTCCTGATCGACGAAGTGATCGCCGGCCTCGAACCCGCGACCGGCGAGACCCATGTCGACGGCACCTTCGGCGCCGGCGGCTATACCCGCGCGCTGCTGCAGGCGGGCGCGCGCGTCTATGCGTTCGATCGCGATCCCGACGCGATCGCCGAGGGCCGCGCGCTGGAAGACGGGCAGGACGGCCGGCTGATCCTGGTCCCCGAACGCTTCTCCCGCATGGCCGAGGCGCTGAACGAGCGCGGCATCGACCAGGTCGACGGCGTGACGCTCGACATCGGCGTGTCGTCGATGCAGCTCGACCGCGCCGACCGCGGCTTCTCCTTCCAGGCGGACGGCCCGCTCGACATGCGAATGGAGAAGAGCGGCATGAGCGCCGCCGACTTCGTCAACACCGCCGACGAGGCCGAGATCGCCGACGTCCTGCACGACCTGGGCGAGGAGCCGCGCGCGCGGCGCGTCGCGCGCGCCATCGTCCAGGCCCGGCCGATCACGCGGACCTCCGAACTGGCCGAGGTCGTGCGCCGCGCGCTCGGCCACAAGCCGCACGAGAAGAAGGACCCCGCGACCCGCACCTTCCAGGCGATCCGCATCCACCTCAATGCCGAGCTCGACGAGCTCGAGCAGGGGCTGGCCGCCGCCGAGCGCGTGCTGCGCCCGGGCGGCCGGCTGGCGGTCGTCTCCTTCCATTCGATCGAGGACCGGATCGTGAAGCGCTTCCTGCGCGATCGCAGCGGCGCCACGCCGGCCGGTTCCCGCCACCTTCCAGATGCGCGCGCCGGGGGGCCGCGTCCCAGCTTCGAGGCCGTCGCCAAACCCGTTCGCGCGGGCGAGGCGGAACTCGCCCGCAACCCCCGGTCCCGTTCGGCGACGCTGCGCGTCGCCCGGCGGACCGCAGCAGCGCCATGGGGCACGGCGCCCAAAAAGGAAGGACGTCAGGGATGA
- a CDS encoding Phospho-N-acetylmuramoyl-pentapeptide-transferase (TIGRFAM: phospho-N-acetylmuramoyl-pentapeptide-transferase~PFAM: glycosyl transferase, family 4) gives MLYLIAEQLGFPGVLNLIRYITFRAGAAALTALFIGLIIGPRFIGWLRIRQGKGQPIRADGPQTHLSKVGTPTMGGLMILISVMLSLLLWMDLGNRYVWACIGVTLGFGLIGFMDDYDKVKKRSTKGVSGKARLLGEFLIAGLASWLIVSGNGTQLYVPFYNGPVIDLGPFYVVFAAFVIVAFGNAVNLTDGLDGLAIMPVVIASLAFFVIAYLVGNAKFAQYLGIPHVPGAGDLTILTAAIIGGGLAFLWFNAPPAAVFMGDTGSLALGGALGVISVVAHHEIVLAIVGGLFVMETISVILQVFFYKRTGKRIFRMAPIHHHFEQLGWSEPTVVIRFWIISFVLALAGLATLKLR, from the coding sequence ATGCTCTACCTGATAGCCGAGCAGCTCGGGTTCCCGGGCGTGCTCAATCTCATCCGCTACATCACCTTCCGCGCGGGGGCGGCGGCGCTGACCGCGCTGTTCATCGGCCTGATCATCGGCCCGCGCTTCATCGGCTGGCTGCGCATCCGCCAGGGCAAGGGTCAGCCGATCCGCGCCGACGGCCCGCAGACCCACCTGTCCAAGGTCGGCACGCCGACGATGGGCGGGCTGATGATCCTGATCTCGGTGATGCTGTCGCTGCTGCTGTGGATGGACCTGGGCAACCGCTATGTCTGGGCCTGCATCGGCGTGACGCTGGGCTTCGGCCTGATCGGCTTCATGGACGATTACGACAAGGTCAAGAAGCGCAGCACCAAGGGCGTCTCGGGCAAGGCCCGCCTGCTGGGCGAGTTCCTGATCGCCGGCCTCGCGAGCTGGCTGATCGTGTCGGGCAACGGCACCCAGCTCTACGTGCCCTTCTACAACGGCCCGGTGATCGACCTCGGCCCCTTCTACGTCGTGTTCGCGGCGTTCGTGATCGTCGCCTTCGGCAATGCGGTGAACCTGACCGACGGGCTCGACGGCCTCGCGATCATGCCGGTGGTGATCGCCAGTCTCGCCTTCTTCGTCATCGCCTATCTCGTCGGCAACGCGAAATTCGCCCAGTATCTGGGCATTCCGCACGTGCCCGGCGCGGGCGACCTGACGATCCTGACCGCAGCGATCATCGGCGGCGGCCTCGCCTTCCTGTGGTTCAACGCGCCGCCCGCCGCCGTGTTCATGGGCGACACCGGCAGCCTCGCCCTCGGCGGCGCGCTCGGCGTCATCTCGGTCGTCGCGCATCACGAGATCGTGCTGGCGATCGTCGGCGGCCTGTTCGTGATGGAGACGATCTCGGTCATCCTGCAGGTCTTCTTCTACAAGCGGACCGGCAAGCGCATCTTCCGCATGGCGCCGATCCACCATCATTTCGAACAGCTCGGCTGGAGCGAGCCGACCGTGGTGATCCGCTTCTGGATCATCTCCTTCGTCCTCGCCCTCGCCGGCCTCGCCACGCTGAAGCTGCGGTGA
- a CDS encoding UDP-N-acetylmuramoyl-tripeptide--D-alanyl-D-alanine ligase (TIGRFAM: UDP-N-acetylmuramoylalanyl-D-glutamyl-2,6-diaminopimelate--D-alanyl-D-alanyl ligase~PFAM: cytoplasmic peptidoglycan synthetase domain protein; Mur ligase, middle domain protein) codes for MTAPLWTAFDIAAAVDGEVYGDFRTDGVTFDSREVGPGDLFIALKGETTDGHRFLDKAFAAGAAGAIVSDACDGPHVRVADTMAALDALGAAARDRMHGRVIGVTGSVGKTGTKEALYACLDRALPGRVHRSVKSYNNHTGVPLSLARMPADTRIGVFEMGMNHSGELAALTRLVRPHVAIVTAIAPAHSAFFASEADIADAKGEIFQGLQPGGVAIIPYDSPHRDRLIAAAKPHAARILTFGMDRAADVHAQDVIPLDRGTLLSLVLPDAELTFTIAPPGEHWVSNAMAVIAAVWAVGGDLAAAGLAFAEMEGLPGRGQRSTIAVGSGAVGSGEALLIDESYNANPASMAATIKMLGRERADRRLAVLGEMRELGAGSAGYHADLAGPLRDAGVDFALLVGSEMAALANALEGRIEFEHVPDADAAIESIEAKIAPGDAILIKGSNAIGLSRLVAHLRTKAVAGERTTCST; via the coding sequence ATGACCGCTCCCCTCTGGACGGCCTTCGACATCGCCGCCGCCGTGGACGGCGAGGTCTATGGCGATTTCCGCACCGACGGCGTCACCTTCGACTCGCGTGAGGTCGGCCCCGGCGACCTGTTCATCGCGCTGAAGGGCGAGACGACCGACGGCCACCGCTTCCTCGACAAGGCGTTCGCCGCCGGCGCGGCGGGCGCAATCGTCTCCGACGCCTGCGACGGACCGCACGTCCGCGTCGCCGACACGATGGCGGCGCTCGACGCGCTCGGCGCCGCGGCACGCGATCGGATGCACGGCCGGGTGATCGGCGTCACCGGATCGGTCGGCAAGACCGGCACCAAGGAAGCGCTCTACGCCTGCCTCGACCGCGCCCTGCCCGGCCGGGTCCATCGCTCGGTCAAGAGCTACAACAACCATACCGGCGTTCCGCTGAGCCTCGCCCGCATGCCCGCCGACACCCGGATCGGCGTGTTCGAGATGGGGATGAACCACAGCGGCGAGCTGGCGGCGCTGACCCGGCTGGTCCGCCCGCACGTCGCCATCGTCACCGCGATCGCCCCCGCGCACAGCGCCTTCTTCGCCAGCGAGGCCGACATCGCCGACGCCAAGGGCGAGATATTCCAAGGGCTGCAGCCCGGCGGCGTCGCGATCATCCCCTATGACAGCCCGCATCGCGACCGGCTGATCGCCGCAGCGAAACCCCATGCCGCGCGCATCCTGACCTTCGGCATGGACCGCGCCGCCGACGTCCATGCGCAGGACGTGATCCCGCTCGACCGGGGCACGCTGCTGTCGCTGGTCCTGCCGGATGCCGAACTGACCTTCACCATCGCCCCGCCGGGCGAGCATTGGGTGTCGAACGCGATGGCGGTGATCGCCGCCGTCTGGGCGGTGGGCGGCGACCTCGCCGCCGCCGGCCTCGCCTTCGCCGAGATGGAGGGGCTTCCCGGCCGCGGCCAGCGCAGCACGATTGCGGTCGGATCGGGCGCAGTGGGATCGGGGGAGGCGCTGCTGATCGACGAGAGCTACAACGCCAACCCCGCCTCGATGGCCGCGACGATCAAGATGCTGGGCCGCGAGCGCGCCGACCGTCGGCTCGCCGTGCTTGGCGAGATGCGCGAGCTGGGCGCCGGATCGGCCGGCTATCACGCCGATCTCGCCGGGCCGCTGCGCGACGCCGGGGTCGATTTCGCTCTGCTCGTCGGATCCGAGATGGCCGCGCTCGCGAACGCCCTTGAGGGACGCATCGAATTCGAGCATGTGCCCGACGCCGACGCGGCGATCGAGTCGATCGAAGCGAAGATCGCGCCCGGCGACGCCATATTGATCAAGGGATCCAACGCGATCGGCCTGTCGCGTCTCGTCGCGCATCTGCGCACGAAGGCGGTGGCCGGCGAAAGGACGACATGCTCTACCTGA
- a CDS encoding UDP-N-acetylmuramoylalanyl-D-glutamate--2,6-diaminopimelate ligase (TIGRFAM: UDP-N-acetylmuramyl-tripeptide synthetase~PFAM: cytoplasmic peptidoglycan synthetase domain protein; Mur ligase, middle domain protein), which translates to MRLTDLLAGFPATTGADAGDARITGFAIDHRKVAPGTVFGAFRGSRFNGEDFIAQAVADGAAAIVSAPGVAVGSAIGGAVHIVDDEPRRLFARLAARFFAPFPDTTVAVTGTNGKTSTVELTRQLWRMAGFHAASIGTLGVTTADEQVSTGLTTPDIVTFLSNMAGLRKEGVTHAAFEASSHGLSQYRTEGLPVRAAAFTNLSRDHLDYHGTMEAYFAAKLRLFTEVVDQDGAAVVWADDPRSVEVIAAVRARGVRLLSVGAAGETIRLVERTPTALGQTLKLEIEGKAREVKLPLIGAYQAANALVAAGLVVATGGEIGLTLANLQRVAPVRGRLERAAISRTGAPIYVDYAHTPDGLEAAIEALRPHTEARLITVFGAGGDRDTGKRPLMGEVSARLSDRTIVTDDNPRSEDPAAIRRDVMAGATGAIEIGGRREAIAAAIAEAQAGDIVLIAGKGHEQGQIVGAGDQMRVLPFDDVTVARECAA; encoded by the coding sequence ATGCGATTGACTGACCTCCTGGCCGGGTTTCCGGCCACGACCGGCGCGGACGCCGGCGACGCGCGGATCACCGGCTTCGCGATCGACCATCGCAAGGTCGCGCCGGGCACGGTGTTCGGCGCCTTCAGGGGCAGCCGCTTCAACGGCGAGGACTTCATCGCCCAGGCCGTCGCCGACGGCGCGGCGGCGATCGTCTCCGCGCCCGGCGTCGCCGTGGGCAGCGCAATCGGGGGCGCGGTCCACATCGTCGACGACGAGCCGCGCCGGCTGTTCGCCCGGCTTGCCGCGCGCTTCTTCGCGCCCTTCCCCGACACCACGGTCGCCGTCACCGGCACCAACGGCAAGACCTCGACGGTCGAGCTGACCCGCCAGCTGTGGCGGATGGCGGGCTTCCACGCCGCCTCGATCGGCACGCTCGGCGTCACCACCGCCGACGAGCAGGTGTCGACCGGGCTGACCACCCCCGACATCGTCACCTTCCTGTCGAACATGGCGGGGCTCCGCAAGGAAGGCGTCACCCACGCCGCCTTCGAGGCGTCGAGCCACGGCCTGTCGCAATATCGGACCGAGGGGCTGCCGGTGCGCGCGGCGGCCTTCACCAATCTGAGCCGCGACCATCTCGACTATCACGGCACGATGGAGGCCTATTTCGCGGCCAAGCTGCGCCTGTTCACCGAGGTGGTGGACCAGGACGGCGCGGCCGTGGTCTGGGCCGACGATCCGCGATCGGTCGAGGTGATCGCGGCGGTGCGGGCGCGCGGCGTCCGCCTGCTCAGCGTCGGCGCGGCCGGGGAGACGATCCGCCTGGTCGAGCGCACGCCGACCGCGCTCGGCCAGACGCTCAAGCTCGAGATCGAGGGCAAGGCGCGCGAGGTGAAGCTGCCGCTGATCGGCGCCTACCAGGCCGCCAACGCGCTGGTCGCGGCCGGGCTGGTCGTCGCCACCGGCGGCGAGATCGGCCTGACCCTCGCCAATCTCCAGCGGGTCGCGCCGGTGCGCGGCCGGCTCGAACGCGCCGCGATCAGCCGAACCGGCGCGCCGATCTATGTCGATTATGCGCATACGCCCGACGGGCTGGAGGCCGCGATCGAGGCGCTGCGCCCGCACACCGAGGCCCGGCTGATCACCGTGTTCGGCGCCGGCGGCGACCGCGACACCGGCAAGCGGCCGCTGATGGGCGAGGTATCGGCCCGGCTGTCCGACCGCACCATCGTCACCGACGACAATCCGCGCAGCGAAGACCCCGCCGCGATCCGCCGCGACGTGATGGCCGGGGCAACCGGCGCGATCGAGATCGGCGGCCGGCGCGAGGCGATCGCCGCCGCCATCGCCGAAGCGCAGGCCGGCGACATCGTCCTGATCGCCGGCAAGGGCCATGAACAGGGGCAGATCGTCGGCGCCGGCGACCAGATGCGCGTCCTGCCCTTCGACGACGTCACCGTCGCGCGGGAATGCGCGGCATGA
- a CDS encoding Pyridoxal-5'-phosphate-dependent enzyme, beta subunit (PFAM: Pyridoxal-5'-phosphate-dependent enzyme, beta subunit) — MAHDMIAPDALALIGNTPLVRLKGPSEATGCEILAKCEFMNPGGSVKDRAALAIITDAEERGLIAPGGIIVEGTAGNTGIGLALVGNARGYRTIIVMTDTQSQEKQDTLRALGAELVLVPPTAYSNPAHYVHTSRRIAEETPGALWANQFDNTANRLAHIRTTAPEIWAQTGGRIDGFTCAVGTGGTLAGVGLGLKAFSEDVVIGLTDPYGAALFNYFAHGELKAEGSSVAEGIGQSRITANLDGAPVDTQFRVSDEEGLEQVIALLGSEGLCVGLSSGINVAGAIALAKELGPGKTIVTILCDSGMRYLSSLFNPAWLEAKGLPVPALLRR; from the coding sequence ATGGCACATGACATGATAGCGCCCGATGCGCTCGCCCTGATCGGCAACACCCCCCTCGTTCGACTGAAGGGCCCCAGCGAAGCCACCGGCTGCGAGATCCTCGCCAAGTGCGAGTTCATGAATCCCGGCGGTTCGGTGAAGGACCGCGCCGCGCTGGCGATCATCACCGATGCCGAGGAACGCGGCCTGATCGCGCCGGGCGGGATCATCGTCGAGGGCACCGCCGGCAACACCGGCATCGGCCTGGCGCTGGTCGGCAATGCGCGCGGCTACCGCACGATCATCGTCATGACCGACACCCAGAGCCAGGAGAAGCAGGACACGCTGCGCGCGCTGGGCGCCGAGCTGGTGCTGGTGCCGCCGACCGCCTATTCGAACCCCGCCCATTACGTCCACACCTCGCGCCGGATCGCCGAGGAGACGCCGGGGGCGCTCTGGGCCAACCAGTTCGACAACACCGCCAACCGCCTCGCCCATATCCGCACCACCGCGCCCGAGATCTGGGCGCAGACCGGCGGCCGGATCGACGGCTTCACCTGCGCGGTCGGCACCGGCGGCACGCTGGCCGGCGTCGGCCTGGGCCTGAAGGCGTTCAGCGAGGACGTCGTGATCGGGCTGACCGACCCATACGGCGCCGCGCTCTTCAACTATTTCGCGCATGGCGAGCTCAAGGCCGAGGGATCGAGCGTCGCCGAGGGCATCGGCCAGAGCCGCATCACCGCCAATCTCGACGGCGCGCCGGTCGACACCCAGTTCCGCGTCTCCGACGAGGAGGGCCTCGAACAGGTGATCGCCCTGCTCGGCAGCGAGGGGCTGTGCGTCGGCCTGTCGTCGGGCATCAACGTCGCCGGCGCGATCGCGCTGGCGAAGGAGCTGGGGCCGGGCAAGACGATCGTCACGATCCTGTGCGATTCCGGGATGCGCTACCTGTCGTCGCTGTTCAATCCGGCCTGGCTGGAGGCCAAGGGCCTGCCGGTCCCGGCGCTGCTGCGCCGCTGA
- a CDS encoding Peptidoglycan glycosyltransferase (PFAM: penicillin-binding protein, transpeptidase; Penicillin-binding protein, dimerisation domain), translated as MNATAAGLAPPRDRALVKTNDSVHVAHYRLMILMLLFALMVGVIALRLLYLAVFDAPDRSPVVSAIGPRADITDRNGVVLAATIKGISLAIRPPRVIGDKDRLAVELARLFPGRSVDDYRRILHGRRKFVYLERGATPAKIHAVRLLGEPAIEEVPEPKRFYPQGTMAAQVIGYMDIGGVPVSGMEAFLDKRLTSAANGGQPVALSIDSRVQAALESAIRTSAEKYLAVGGAGVVLDVHTGEVLAMASLPVFNSNAPGLVPVGNDPLRPDARYNRAVSSVYELGSTFKVVTMANAIEHGVITDFGKRYDATAPLQVGAFRIKDDHPENRWMSVPDILIHSSNIGTARISEEIGPERTQAFFRQLGFDRPVDLELGARGKPLWPGYWARTTVMTVAYGHGIAVSQMHLANAYAALVNGGILRPATMLKLPAGQAPQGKRIVSEQTSFRIRQLMRLVVEEGTGRGANIPGLRVGGKTGTAEKNLNGRYIHSSLVTTFAAAFPMDAPRYVVVVTMDEPKGIPETYGFRTAAWNALPAVKNVIARIGPLLGVIPDPSKDIDVSDLMPFVYKPEKKDTGVHAID; from the coding sequence ATGAACGCGACCGCCGCCGGGCTAGCCCCGCCGCGCGACCGCGCCCTCGTCAAGACCAACGACAGCGTCCACGTCGCCCATTACCGGCTGATGATATTGATGCTGCTGTTCGCGCTGATGGTCGGCGTGATCGCGCTGCGGCTGCTCTACCTGGCGGTGTTCGACGCGCCCGACCGCTCGCCGGTCGTGTCGGCGATCGGTCCGCGCGCCGACATCACCGACCGCAACGGCGTGGTGCTGGCCGCGACGATCAAGGGCATCAGCCTGGCGATCCGCCCGCCCCGCGTGATCGGCGACAAGGACAGGCTGGCGGTCGAGCTCGCCCGCCTCTTCCCCGGCCGCAGCGTCGACGACTATCGCCGCATCCTGCACGGACGGCGCAAGTTCGTCTATCTGGAGCGCGGCGCCACCCCCGCCAAGATCCACGCCGTCCGCCTGCTCGGCGAGCCGGCGATCGAGGAGGTTCCCGAACCCAAGCGCTTCTATCCGCAGGGCACGATGGCCGCGCAGGTGATCGGCTATATGGACATCGGCGGCGTGCCGGTCAGCGGGATGGAGGCTTTCCTCGACAAGCGGCTGACCAGCGCCGCCAATGGCGGCCAGCCGGTCGCGCTGTCGATCGACAGCCGCGTGCAGGCCGCGCTCGAAAGCGCGATCCGGACGTCGGCCGAGAAATATCTCGCGGTCGGCGGCGCCGGCGTCGTCCTCGACGTCCACACCGGCGAGGTGCTCGCCATGGCGTCGCTGCCGGTGTTCAACTCGAACGCGCCGGGCCTCGTCCCGGTCGGCAACGATCCGCTGCGCCCCGACGCCCGCTACAACCGCGCGGTCAGCTCGGTCTATGAGCTGGGCTCGACCTTCAAGGTGGTGACGATGGCCAACGCCATCGAGCATGGCGTGATCACCGACTTCGGCAAGCGCTACGACGCGACCGCGCCGCTCCAGGTCGGCGCCTTCCGCATCAAGGACGACCATCCCGAGAATCGCTGGATGTCGGTGCCCGACATCCTGATCCATTCGTCCAACATCGGCACCGCCCGGATCTCCGAGGAGATCGGCCCGGAACGCACCCAGGCCTTCTTCCGCCAGCTCGGCTTCGACCGGCCGGTCGACCTCGAACTCGGCGCGCGCGGCAAGCCGCTGTGGCCGGGCTACTGGGCGCGCACCACGGTGATGACGGTCGCCTATGGCCATGGCATCGCGGTCAGCCAGATGCACCTTGCCAACGCCTATGCGGCGCTGGTCAACGGCGGCATCCTGCGGCCCGCGACGATGCTCAAGCTGCCCGCCGGCCAGGCGCCGCAGGGCAAGCGCATCGTCTCCGAGCAGACCAGCTTCCGCATCCGCCAGCTCATGCGCCTCGTCGTCGAGGAAGGCACCGGGCGCGGCGCCAACATCCCGGGCCTGCGCGTCGGCGGCAAGACCGGCACCGCCGAGAAGAACCTCAACGGCCGCTACATCCACAGCAGCCTCGTCACCACCTTCGCCGCCGCCTTCCCGATGGACGCGCCGCGCTACGTCGTCGTGGTGACGATGGACGAGCCGAAGGGCATTCCCGAGACCTACGGCTTCCGCACCGCCGCGTGGAACGCGCTGCCGGCGGTCAAGAACGTCATCGCCCGGATCGGCCCGCTGCTCGGCGTCATTCCCGATCCCAGCAAGGACATCGACGTCTCCGACCTGATGCCCTTCGTCTACAAGCCGGAAAAGAAGGACACGGGGGTCCATGCGATTGACTGA
- a CDS encoding Uracil-DNA glycosylase superfamily (PFAM: Uracil-DNA glycosylase superfamily), producing the protein MLLGSVGKSHHLRAMTDLPPRKASFPPVVSADTRLLLLGSLPGEASLRAARYYAHPQNQFWRLTGAVIGDEGLALLDYPARLDRLRAAGVGLWDVVADALRDGSLDGAIRDHRPNDLAALVATLPALRAIGFNGGTAARLGRRMIGAPAGLALVDLPSSSPAFTRPIAEKREKWLHLREFLDPIAGFRRD; encoded by the coding sequence TTGCTGCTTGGCAGCGTCGGCAAATCCCACCATCTCCGGGCCATGACCGATCTTCCCCCGCGCAAGGCCAGCTTCCCCCCGGTGGTCTCCGCCGACACCCGCCTGCTGCTGCTCGGCAGCCTGCCGGGCGAGGCGTCGCTGCGCGCCGCGCGCTATTATGCCCATCCGCAGAACCAGTTCTGGCGACTGACCGGCGCGGTGATCGGCGACGAGGGGCTGGCGCTGCTCGACTATCCGGCGCGGCTCGACCGGCTGCGCGCGGCCGGGGTCGGCCTGTGGGACGTCGTCGCCGACGCGCTGCGCGACGGCAGCCTCGACGGGGCGATCCGCGATCATCGGCCGAACGATCTTGCGGCGCTCGTCGCGACGCTGCCGGCGCTCCGCGCGATCGGCTTCAACGGCGGCACGGCGGCGCGACTCGGGCGGCGGATGATCGGGGCGCCGGCGGGACTCGCGCTGGTCGACCTGCCGTCGAGCAGCCCCGCCTTCACCCGGCCGATCGCCGAGAAGCGGGAAAAATGGCTCCATTTGCGCGAATTCCTCGATCCGATAGCCGGATTCCGCCGCGATTGA
- a CDS encoding UDP-N-acetylmuramoylalanine--D-glutamate ligase (TIGRFAM: UDP-N-acetylmuramoylalanine--D-glutamate ligase~PFAM: cytoplasmic peptidoglycan synthetase domain protein; Mur ligase, middle domain protein), which produces MITSPAFAGKHYAVLGLARSGLATVEALLASGAKVTAWDSNEAARQKILPMRSMGRGTGEAGGGGDSEAGAARHPLHHPADGPPPPAARGEDLVLADPIEIDLTGYAGVVVSPGVPLNRHPIAGHAASFGVPVISDIELFAQARASLPAHKVVGITGTNGKSTTTALIAHILETAGVPTLMGGNIGLPILGRDPLPAGGVYVLELSSYQIDITQSLDCDVAVLTNITPDHLDRYDGFAGYAASKLRLFTMQGKGISVIAGDDEPSVEIINALRNRPIHPASLSWATTEQGEQRPVISRVEMGRVMRVMSSSLQGQENWPALQGPHNAQNAALAIETCRLLGLSYSQIDQGLRSYPGLPHRMQRVAEKRGVLFVNDSKATNATATAPALGAYPKIHWILGGLPKTDDLDDCAPWFGHVVAGYTIGQAGPMFARILREAGKPVTESGTLDQAVADAAAAARPGEVVMLSPACASFDQFSDYEARGDAFRRAVEGLPL; this is translated from the coding sequence GTGATCACGAGCCCCGCCTTCGCCGGAAAGCACTATGCCGTCCTCGGCCTCGCCCGGTCGGGGCTGGCGACGGTCGAGGCGCTGCTCGCCAGCGGCGCCAAGGTGACGGCGTGGGACTCGAACGAGGCGGCGCGCCAAAAAATCCTCCCTATGCGCAGCATGGGGAGGGGGACCGGCGAAGCCGGTGGAGGGGGCGACAGCGAAGCTGGCGCTGCGCGCCACCCCCTCCACCATCCTGCGGATGGTCCCCCTCCCCCCGCTGCGCGCGGGGAGGATTTGGTATTGGCCGACCCGATCGAGATCGACCTGACCGGCTATGCCGGGGTCGTCGTGTCGCCGGGCGTGCCGCTCAACCGGCATCCGATCGCCGGCCATGCCGCCAGCTTCGGCGTACCGGTGATCAGCGACATCGAGCTGTTCGCCCAGGCGCGCGCTTCGCTGCCCGCGCACAAGGTCGTCGGCATCACCGGCACCAACGGCAAGTCGACCACCACCGCGCTGATCGCCCATATCCTGGAGACGGCGGGCGTTCCCACGCTGATGGGCGGCAATATCGGCCTGCCGATCCTCGGCCGCGATCCGCTGCCGGCGGGCGGGGTCTATGTGCTCGAGCTGTCGAGCTACCAGATCGACATCACCCAGAGCCTCGACTGCGACGTCGCGGTGCTGACCAACATCACCCCCGACCATCTCGACCGCTATGACGGCTTCGCCGGCTATGCCGCTTCAAAACTCCGCCTCTTCACGATGCAGGGGAAGGGTATCTCGGTCATTGCCGGTGACGACGAACCCAGCGTCGAGATAATCAACGCGCTTCGAAATCGACCGATACATCCAGCCTCTTTATCTTGGGCGACTACGGAACAAGGCGAACAGCGGCCCGTCATCAGCCGCGTCGAAATGGGCCGTGTGATGCGCGTGATGTCCAGTTCGTTGCAAGGTCAAGAGAACTGGCCAGCCCTGCAAGGTCCGCACAATGCGCAGAATGCAGCGCTGGCGATCGAGACCTGTCGGCTGCTGGGTTTGTCATATAGTCAAATAGACCAAGGTCTGCGCAGCTATCCCGGCCTGCCGCACCGCATGCAGCGCGTCGCCGAGAAGCGAGGCGTGCTGTTCGTCAACGACAGCAAGGCGACCAACGCGACCGCGACCGCGCCGGCGCTCGGCGCCTATCCGAAGATCCACTGGATCCTCGGCGGGCTGCCCAAGACCGACGATCTCGACGATTGCGCGCCCTGGTTCGGCCATGTCGTCGCCGGCTACACGATCGGCCAGGCGGGCCCGATGTTCGCCCGCATCCTGCGCGAGGCGGGCAAGCCGGTGACCGAGAGCGGCACGCTCGACCAGGCGGTGGCCGATGCCGCCGCGGCGGCGCGGCCGGGCGAGGTGGTGATGCTGTCGCCGGCCTGCGCCTCGTTCGACCAGTTCAGCGACTATGAGGCACGTGGCGACGCTTTCCGTCGCGCGGTGGAGGGGCTTCCGCTATGA